Within the Streptomyces sp. NBC_00554 genome, the region GGCCCTCCCGGTGCGTGCCGCCTCGTGGATGTCATCGCGGTGGCCCCCGCCGGTACCAGCTCCCTGGCCGTCCGCGGTCGCACCGGCCGCAGTTGGCGTCGTACGCGGGCCCCCAAGGGGGTGAGTGTCGCCCGGCGGCGCAGGCGCAGCCGGGAAGCGGCGGTGCGCAGGGCCTCGTACGGGCCCCCGGGGAAGCGGCCGACGAAGACGGCCAGTACGCCGATGAGGGCCGCCGCCACCCCGCCGCGCGCCCCCGCGTCGAGCCCGACGAGCAGGGCCGCGGCGGCGAGGGCGCCGAGCACGCTGTCGGCGCCGAGGACGACGACCGCCGCGAACCAGAGCAGGCCGCGGACGGGGTCGTACGCCGTCGCGTCGAAAGCGCGCAGGCCCATGCCGAGCATGCCGCCGCCCAGTGCGGCCAGGGCGGCGCCCGCCACGAAGGCGGTGAGTTTCAGGGCGGGGACGCGGATGCCCGCCGCCGACGCGCCCGACTCGTGGTCGCGCATCGCGGCCAGGGCCCGGCCCGTGCGGCCGCGGCGCAGCGCGCCGGCCGCCAGCAACGCGCAGGCCAGCAGGGCCAGTTCGAGCAGGTAGTACGCGCGGTCGCCGTCGAAGCCCGCCGGGCGGTCCAGGGACAGACCCGAGGTGGCGTACGGCTGGCTGAAGACGAAGCGGCTGACGCCGACGCCCACCGCGAAGGTGGCCAGGGCGAGGGCCAGGCCGTGGCGGCTGATGGCGGGCCAGCCGGTCAGGAGGCCGAGCGGGGCGACCAGGATCACCGCCACCGCGAGCGCGGCCAGTTCCGGGAGCCGCGGCAGGCCCGGGAAGCGGCCCGCCGCCAGCAGGGCCGTGAAGAGGGCGCCCAGACCCGCGTACGCCGCCTGCCCGAGCGAGATCTGGCCGCCGCGGCCGGTGACGACGACCAACGACAGCAGCACCACGCCCAGCGCCGGCACCTGCACCGACGTATGCAGGTCCGAGCCCGCGAAGCCCAGCGGCAGCAGGAAGAGGACGACCGCCACGATCCACGCCCCCGGCGGTGTCGCCACCCGGGCCGTCGCCGTGCGCGGGAGCGCGTCGCGGGTGCCGATGCCGGGGAGGACGAGGGCCGCGATCAGGAGCGCGACGACGAACAGGTTCGCGCCGACCGCCTGGAGCAGCGGTTCACCCCAGCCGGACGGGTGCAGCCGCGTCAGCTGGCTCTGGGCGACCCCGATGCCCAGCGCCACCACGACGGCCACCGGGAGGCTGCGCATCCGGGCGACCACGGCGACCGCGAGCACCTCCATGACGAGCAGGGGCATGCCGTACGGGTCGAGGCGCACGTAAGGGGCGAGGAGCACGCCCGTCAGACCGGCCGTGAACGAGCCGAACGCCCAGCCCGCCGCCGCCACCCGGTCGGCATCGATGCCGCCGAGCACGGCGAGCGAGCGGTCGTCGACGACGGCGCGCAGCTCCGTGCCGATGCGGGTCCAGCGCGTGACGGCACCGACCCCCACGGCCAGCGCGACGGCCACCGCCAGCTGCCCCCACGGATCCGCCGACACCAGCGTCGGCGCGTCCGCCCGTGCCCCGGTGCCCCACACCAGGGCGGCCCCGCCGACCAGCAGGACGAAGACGCCGATGGACGCGACGAGCGTCTGCGCGGGGTCACTGCCGAGGACGGACAGCGGACGGAAGACGAAACGCTCCAGGGCCACGCCGATCGCCGGGGCCACAAGGAGCAGCGTCACCGCGGCGCCGAGCCACAGCGGCCAGCCCCATTCGACCGTGAACTGGCGCAGCAGATACGCGCAGACCATCGCGATCGCGCCGTGCGCGAAGTTGAGCACGCCGGTCGCCCGGTGGGTGACGATCAGCCCGATCCCGGTCAGGGCGGCGGCGCTGCCGACCGAGAGACCGGCGAGGGTGAGGTCGTACGTCAGTGACGCCATCAGTCGTCCGGATCGGCGGCGGACGGCTCGCAGATCGGGCAGGGCCCCAGTTCCCCGCTCGCCAGCAGCAGCGAGTCCACCGGCACGGCCTCCGCCTTCCCGGCGACCAGCGGGCAGTCCGCGCGATGCCACAACGTGCCGCCCGGCACCGTCAGCAGCTCGCCGCTGACGGCGACGGGCACGGCAGCGGCCTGCCCGGACTCGTCCACGTCGGCGGGCTCCGCGGCGACGAGGAGCCCGTACAGCTCCTCCACGCGCGCCGCCGCCAGCGCGTTCCTGCCATGGGTGAGCAGTACCGCGCCCGCGATGATCAGCGCGGCGCCGGGAACCGTGCACGACGCGAGAAACGGCAGCTGCCGCTCCGCGTAGCGCTCGCCCGAGATGCCGTACCAGCCGATCACGCACAACACCGCTCCCGCGGCGAGCGCGGCCCACCCCGCCCACAGGACGGGGTGCACAGTCCGCAGTCGAGCTGTCCGCATCCGGGGCTCCAGCACGTCGTGTGTTTGGTCCGTTGACTGTCCATGTCAGCCAATGGCTTGCACTATGCCTTCTGCAAGCTGACCCTGAAAGCACCGGGCGCACCTGGGCCCGGTCCGACACCCGGTGGTGAGCCAGATGGTTCTCGGGACAGACCTCAGGCGGGGGAACGGCCGGGGGGTGGCGGCAGCGGCGGTCCTGTTCCTCGCCGCGGCCCTCACGGCGTGCAGCGACGAGAGCGGCGGCGGAGACACGAATCCGCCCACCCCCTCCGTGGAGCAGTCCACCAGCGCGGAGCCCAGCCCCACGGCTCCGGCCGATCCCGCGGCGGCCGAGCAGGAGATCAAGGAGAACTGGGAGAAGTTCTTCGACCCTGCCGTCGCCCAGAAGGACAAGACGGCCGTCCTGGAGAACGGCGACCAGATGACCGAGGTCCTGGAAGGATTCAGCGGCGATCAGCGCGGCCAGCAGGTGAAGGCCGTCGTCGAGAAGGTCGAGTTCGCTTCGCCGACCGACGCGAACGTGACGTACTCGCTGCTCCTGCAGGGCGCGACCGCGCTGCCGGGCGCCTCCGGAACGGCGGTCGAGCAGGACGGCACCTGGAAGGTGTCCGTGAAGACGCTCTGCGCACTGGTGACACTGAGCGGCAATGCGTCGCCGGGCCCGGGCTGCTGAGGCCCTCGCCGCGGGCCTGCTGCTCCTGCTGAGCGCGGCCTGCGGCAGCCGCCTCCCGGAGAGCGACTTCGAGAACCGGTCCACGCCCACCCGGCAGGGCGACACCGCCCCGATCCGAGTCGGCATCATCACCAGCGCCACCAGCCCCGTCGGCGGCTCCGCCTTCACCGGACCGCGCGACGGGGCGAAGGCCTACTTCGACCGTCTCAACGCGCGCGGCGGCATCGGCGGGCGGCCCGTCGAGGTGCGGCTGTGCGACGACGGGGGCAGCGGGGTCGGCAACAACGAGTGCGTGCACCGGCTCGTCGACGAGGACAAGGTCGTCGCCCTCGTCGCCACCACCGCCCTCGACTACGCGGGCGCCCCTCGCGTGTCCCACGCGCGCGTGCCCGACATCGGCGGTCAGCCCATCGGGCCGGCCTACGACACCTATCCGTACCTCTACGGGATCTACGGCAGCCTCGCGCCCCGCGCGGGCACGCCCGGCTGGGGCGGTGAGCTGTACGGCGGCACCGAGGTCTACCGCTACTTCAAGCGCGAGCAGGGCGCCCGCACCGCCGCCGTCGTCTCCTACAACCAGTCCGCCTCGGCCGCCTACGCCCGGCTCGTCGCCCAGGGACTGAAGGCCGAGGGCTACAAAGTCGTCGCCGAACAGGTCGACTTCGCGCTCCCCAACTTCCGTGCCGTCGCGGCCGACCTCAAGGAACAGGGCGCAGACCTCGTCTTCGACGCCCTCGACACGCATGGCAACGCCCAGCTCTGCGAGGCGATGGACGACGTCGGGGCCTCGGTCATCGCCAAGGTCACCAACGTGCAGAACTGGACGTCCGCCGTTGCCTCGGACTACAAGGACTCTCCGCGCTGCCGCAACGCTCTGTGGGCCACCGGGGCCAGTCGCAACTACTCGGACACCGGGGATGCCGCCGTGCGGGAGTTCCGGGACGCGACGAAGGGGCTGAAGACCCACTCCCAGTGGCAGTTGGAGGGGTGGGCCGCCGCCATGTGGTTCTCGGACGCGGCCGAGTCCTGTGCGTCTACGGGGGTCACGCGGGCGTGTGTCGACAGGTTCATGAACCGGGGGGAGCCGTACAGCGCCGACGGGTTGCTGATTCCGGTCGTGTACGACCGGCTGTCCGAGCCGCCTGCGACGCGCCGGACGTGTGTGTCGGTGGCGCGCTGGGAGGACGACCGGGGCTGGGTCTCCCAGGGGGACATGAACAGCAACTGTTTTGAGGTGCCGCAGCTGGGTTATCGGCCTTGAGGGGGCGAAAAACCCACCCCCACCCCAGCTCCCCCCTTGCGGACAGCCGCTGTCCGCAAGGGCTGCCAGACTCGCATCCATGTTGGAGACATCGGCACGACTGCTGCGCCTGCTCTCGCTGCTGCAGGCCCATCGCGAATGGTCCGGGGCCGATCTGGCGGACCGGCTCGGGGTCACGCCCAGGACCGTGCGCCGCGACGTGGACCGGCTGCGCGAGCTGGGCTATCCCGTCAACGCCAGCCCCGGCACGGGCGGCGGCTATCAGCTGGGCGCGGGGGCCGAGCTGCCGCCGCTGCTCCTGGACGACGACGAGGCGGTGGCCGTGGCGGTCGGTCTGCGGACGGCCGCGGGGCAGGGCATCGAGGGCATCGGCGAGACCTCCGTACGGGCGCTCGCCAAGCTGGAGCAGGTGCTCCCGCACAGGCTGCGCCGCCGGGTGGGCGCCCTGAACGCGTTCACCGTGCCGATGCTGCGCGGCCCGCAGCCGTCAGCCATCGACCCGGCCGTGCTCACCGAGCTGGCCAACCTCTGCAGGGACGCCGAACGGCTGCGCTTCGACTACCGCAGCCATGACGGAGTGTCGACCCGCCGTACCGTCGAACCGCACCGCCTGGTGTGCACCGAGTGGCGCTGGTACCTGGTCGCCTGGGACGTCGACCGCGAGGACTGGCGTACGTTCCGGGTGGACCGCATCACGCCCAGGCCGCCGCACGGACCCCGCTTCACGCCCCGTACGCCACCCGCCGAGGACCTGTCGGCGTACGTCTCCAAAGGCGTCTCCACGCGCGCGTACGCCTCGCATGCCGTCATCAGGCTGCTGGTGCCCATGGAGGAGGCCGCCGCGCGGATCTCGCCCTCCGCCGGGACGCTGGAGGCGGCAGGGAAGGACAGCTGCATCCTGCGCACCGGGGCCGCGAGCCTCGATGTGATGGTGCTTCATGTGATGATGACGGGCCTGGAGTTCGAGGTGATCGAACCCGCGGAGCTCAACGAGGCGATCAGGACGGCGCGGGACCGGCTGTCCCGGGCTCTGGAGCGGGGGCAGGAGCCGGGGACACCGCCGCGTACTCGGGATGGTGAAGGTCGAACGCCGGGGACTCGGAGCGGATCCGGGGCAGCGTGTTGAAGTTGTGCCTCGGTGGCGGACACGAGGTCGCCCACTCCAGGGAGCGGCCGAAGCCCCAGGGGTCGTCGACGTCGACCTTGGTGCCGTACTTGGCGGTCTTCCAGACGTTGTAGAGGAACGGCAGCGTGGAGATGCCCAGCAGGAACGCGCCGATCGTCGAGATGGTGTTGAGTGCCGTGAAGCCGTCGGCCGCGAGGTAGTCGGCGTACCGGCGCGGCATGCCCTCGGCGCCCAGCCAGTGCTGCACCAGGAACGTCGTGTGGAAGCCGACGAAGAGCGTCCAGAACTGGATCTTGCCGAGCCGTTCGTCGAGCATCTTGCCGGTGAACTTGGGCCACCAGAAGTAGAAGCCGCCGAAGGTCGCGAAGACGACGGTGCCGAAGACGACGTAGTGGAAGTGGGCGACCACGAAGTACGAGTCGGTCACATGGAAGTCGAGGGGCGGCGAGGCCAGGATCACCCCGGTCAGGCCGCCGAACAGGAACGACACCAGGAAGCCGACGGCCCACAGCATGGGGGTCTCGAAGGACAGGGACCCCTTGAGCATCGTGCCGGTCCAGTTGAAGAACTTCACGCCCGTGGGCACCGCGATCAGGAACGACATGAACGAGAAGTACGGCAGGAGCACGGCGCCGGTCGCGAACATGTGGTGCGCCCACACGACCACCGACAGGCCGGTGATGGCCATCGTCGCGGCGACGAGCGTCAGATAGCCGAAGATCGGCTTCCGGCTGAAGACCGGCAGGATCTCCGTGATGATCCCGAAGAACGGCAGCGCGATGATGTAGACCTCGGGATGCCCGAAGAACCAGAACAGGTGCTGCCACAGCAGCGCTCCGCCGTTCGCCGCGTCGAACACCTGTGAGCCGAACCGCCGGTCCGCCTCGAGCACCAGCAGCGCCGCCGCCAGCACCGGGAACGCGAAGAGGATGAGGATCGAGGTGAAGAGCGTGTTCCAGGTGAAGATCGGCAGCCGGAACATCGTCATGCCGGGCGCGCGCATCCCGATGATCGTCGTGATGAAGTTGACCGCGCCGAGGATCGTGCCGAAGCCGGCCAGTGCGAGCCCCATGATCCACATGTCGGCGCCGATGCCCGGCGAGCGCTCCAGGCTGTTGAGCGGCGCGTAGGCGAACCAGCCGAAGGCGGCGGGACCGCTGGGTACCAGGAGCGAGCCGAGGACGATCAGGCCGCCGAAGAGGAACAGCCAGTACGACAGCATGTTCAGCCGCGGGAAGGCGACGTCCGGGGAGCCGATCTGCAGCGGCATGATCTCGTTGGCGAAGCCGGCGAAGGTCGGGGTCGCGAACAGCAGCAGCATGATCGTGCCGTGCATGGTGAACATCTGGTTGAACTGGTTGTTGTCGATGAGCTGCAGACCGGGCCGGGCGAGTTCGGCGCGCATCAGCAGCGCCATCAGGCCGCCGGTCAGGAAGAACGCGAACGACGTGATCAGGTAGAGGTGCCCGATCTTCTTGTGATCGGTGGTGGTCAGCCAGTCGACGATCACGCGCCCCGGCTGCTTGATCCGTACGGGTCGCGCCGCCGCCTGCGCGGTGTCCGTCCCCATCGCTCGCCCCTTCGCGATCGCCTTCCGGGCCTGCTGAGCTCACGCCATGATGCTCGCGTCGCCCCGCGCTCCGACAGAGGGCGTGCGGGGGTTGTGTGCTGGAACCGTGTATTTCCTATGCGGCGTCAGCTTCCGGGACACGCCCCGGAATCGCAATGGAAAGGCCGCGCAGCACGACCGACTCCGCACATTCCAATGGGCTATTCGGGACGGCGTCACCGTAGTCCCGAATTACGTTCGAAGGCGTGCGAAACACCTACCGAACCCCCCGTACGTGTGACGGAGTTCGGCTGAAACGCTTGTCGTGGTCCTGTGACAGAAATGTGACCGGTGAGGGATAAGAGGCGCATGGTGCGGGGTTGGGCTTCCCCACCGGCGAAGGGCCGCCTAACGTGGCGTTCATGGCACCCATTCCCACTCCTCCCGCAGAGCCCCAGGACAGTACGGAGACCTATGTCGGGCTGGAGGCGAGAAGCGCCGAGCGCCGTGCCCGGGAGCGCGGCTGGTCCACGGTGCGCTCGCTGCCGCCCGGCGCGATCATCACCATGGAGTACCGCGCGGGGCGGCTGAACTTCGAGGTCAGTGACGGCAGGGTGACCCGCTGCTGGAAGGGCTGACGGCGCCGCAGACGGACATACGCGAAGGCCCCCGGTTCGTCAGGAGCCGGGGGCCTTCGCGGTGCGGGGAGAGGCTGTGTGCGTACCGGCCCCGCGGGTTCTGTGTGCTCAGCCGCCTGCCGCGGGGCGGACCGGGGTGCTGCTGGTCGTGCGCGGTACGCGGTCCGCGTGCGGCGGCCGGCGGCTGCCGATCGGTGTGACCGGGGTGCGCTCGGAGCGGGTCGTGTGCGGGCCCGGGGCCAGGTAGACGGGCGCCCGGGGCGGGAGGGAACCGCTGACCGTCTCGCGCGCCGGAGCCTCCCCGTCCACGTCGGCGGGCTGCGTGACCATGACGGGCACGCCGACCGGAGCGGGCGCCTGGGCAGGCGCGGGACGGGCACGACGGGCGCGCCAGGAGTCGCGCAGGGAGAAGATCCAGACCTCGGCGCGGGCGATCAGCGGCTCGACCCAGGGCAGCGCCAGCAGGATCAGCAGCCCCGCCGCCCAGCCCAGGACCACGTCGCTCAGCCAGTGCGTGCCGAGGTAGACGGTGGTCAGACCGACACCCAGGGAGACCACGGCGGAGACCGCGGACAGCCAGCGCCTGGCCCGTGGGGTCGAGGCCAGATAGGCCAGGATTCCCCAGGTCACGACGGCGTTCGCGGTGTGTCCCGAAGGAAATATATCGCCGCCGAGACCCATCTCGCTCGAGCCGATCGTGGTCGCGTAGTGCGGGCCGAGGCGGCCCATGCCGATCTTGGCGGCGCCGACCGTGATGTTCAGCAGCAGCAGCGAGGCGCCCAGTGTGAGCAGCGGGCGCAGGGTGTGCTGCCGCCAGGAGCGCCAGCCCAGCCAGGCGCAGACCATCACGGCAGTGGGGCCGCGCTGGCCGAGCACCACGTAGTAGTCGAGGAACGCGTGGATCTCCGGCCACTGCTGATAGGGCCGGAAGAACATGACCTGCCAGTCGAACCGGACCAGCCACGACGTGATCGCCACGGCCCACACAATGGCCAAGTAGAAGGCCAGGGTGGCTACGAAGAGCACAACCCTGTGCCGACTCATCTTCGGCACATCGATGTGGGCCGGTCGTTCCGGCTCACGGTCCAGCCGGGCGAAGACCCGGTCCAGACGCTTGAGGGTTCGTTCGGTACGCACTCAATCGACGTTACAGCGAGTGAGCTGCGTTCAAGGTCGAATCACTCGCTTTGTGATGACGATGTGATGTGGGATTCCTCTCAGGATGATGTCAATTTCCAATGAATCGCTAATCCTCCCTGGCCGGACCCTTCAATTCCATCGATCAAGTGTGAGTTCGGTTTTATGTCTCTTATATTTCCGTTCACCTGGAACTGGTGTGGAATTCTCTGGCCGCTCACCGGGCGCCATGGAGTCGATCATGGCGGCCCGGTGCCGTTCAGCCAGAAGGCCCCGTAGGCCGCCGAGGCCACCGCCACACCGCCGAGCACCAGCGCTGACCTGGGCGTACGCAGCCGGGACAGGGCCACCGCGAGGGGCAGCAGCAGGGGGAACGCGGGGAGCAGAAGGCGTGGTTTCGAGCCGAAGTACCCCGACGCGCACAGGGCGAGCGCGGTGACGATCCCCGCGTACACCAGGAGCGGCAGCGGCTGGCCCTGCCGCAGGCATGTCACGTACAGCCACACCACCAGCACGACCCCGACGACCAGTCCCAGGCCGGCCAGGGCGGAGGGGAAGGACGTGAACTTGTCGCCGACGAAGCGGGCGAAAGCGTACCCGCCGTCGAAACCGTTGCCCCACTGCGCCTGGACATCGAGGTAGCCCAGCGGCCCCCCGCCCGTGCGGTGGCCCACCCACAGGACGTACCCGGCGGCGCCGAGGGGCGCTAGGAGCATGCCGAGGGCGCGCCGCCACGCGGGGGCGCCGTCCGGATGCGGCGCGCTTCGATTCGGTACGTACGAGGTATCCCGCTGGGTCGGCGTGTCCCGTACGAACGAGGTGATCGCCGCCACCCACAGGGCCGCGACGACCGCGGCGCCCACCGGGCGGGTCAGGCCCGCGAGCGCGGCGAGCGTGCCCGCCGTCAGCCAGCGGCCGGTCAGTACCGCGTAGAGCGACCAGGCGGCGAGCGCCGTGAACAGGGACTCGCTGTACGCCATCGACTGCACGATGCCGATGGGCAGCACCGCCCACACGAGCACGGCGCAGACACCGGCCCGGCGCCCGTACACATGGTCCGCGACCGCGAAGATCCCCCAGGCCGCGGCGAGCGAGGCCAGCGTGCCGACGAGGAGGCCCGCGTCCGCGTACGACAGCGGGGTGAGCGCCGAGACGAGCCGTTCCAGCCAGGGCAGCAGCGGGAAGAACGCGAGGTTCGAGTGCACGTCGCCGTTCGGGAGGCGGACCTCGTAGCCGTAGCCGAGTTCGGCGACCCGGGTGTACCAGAGCGAGTCCCAGCGGGCGGTCAGCAGCGTGTGGGCGCTCTTGCCGTTCGCCGCGCTCCACACGGCCAGCGTGATGAGGCCCAGGGCGCGCACGGCCGCGTAGCCCAGGAGGGCGGGCGCGGCCCGGCGCAGGGCGCCCGTGCGGGGCGGCGTCGCTACGGGCGTCTCAAGATCGGTCACGGGCTCGATTATCGGGGGCCCACGGAACCGGGGGACCCGCCGGGGCGTGGTCCAGCAAAGGGTGCGGCAAAGGGGAGCCCGGCCCTTCAAGGCCCGGCGTGCCAGGTGGAGCGTGGCGTACGCCACACCCCGCTGAGTGGAACGTGAGAGGTCCGCCACGCGTCATCGGCTGGAACTCGCGTACGCTGACGGCTCACTCGCCTTTGTTGCGTGGGCCGGGATTCCGCTCTCCCAGGCCGCAACCGCAGGGAGTCCCCACCCCGCGGTCCCGCCGAACGCGAGGGAACATCTGGGAGGTAGTGCATGTCCGGGACGACTACGGCCGCTGCGCGATGCCGTCGGGAGACCGGGGCCGTTGCCAACCGCTGGGTCGTCCTCGTCGTCCTCTGCGTCAGCCTGCTCCTTGTCGCCCTCGACGCCACCGTGCTGCATGTCGCGGTACCGGCCGTCACCGAGGACCTCAAGCCCGGCGGGATAGAGCTGCTCTGGATCGTCGACGTCTACCCGCTCGTCTGCGCCTCGCTCCTCATCCTCTTCGGCACGCTGGGCGACCGCGTCGGGCGCCGCCGGATCCTCCTCCTCGGGTACGCGCTCTTCGGCGTCGCCTCCGGACTCGCGGCCCTCGCCGACAGCGCACAGGTCCTCATCGGCGCGCGCGCCCTGCTCGGCGTCGGCGGCGCGATGATCATGCCCGCGACGCTTTCCATCCTGCGCCAGGTCTTCCCCGACCGGCGGGAGCGGGCGCTCGCGATCGGTATCTGGAGCGCCGTGGCCGCTGTGGGCGCCGCGGTCGGGCCGCTCCTCGGCGGGTTCCTGCTGGAGCACTTCTGGTGGGGGTCCGTCTTCCTCATCAACATCCCGCTGATGCTGGTCAGCCTCCCCATCGGGCGACTGTTGCTGCCCGAGTCCAAGGGCGACGGGAAAGGGCCCTGGGACGTCGTCGGCGCGCTCATGGGCGCGGCCGCGCTGTTCGGAATCGTCCTCGGCGTGAAGCGGCTCGGCGGGGGTGAGGCGCCGTTCAGCCCGTTCACGCTGGTGCCACTGCTCGCGGGTGCGGCGCTGATGGTCGCCTTCGTACGCCGGCAGCGGCGGCGCGAACATCCGCTGGTCGA harbors:
- a CDS encoding ATP-binding cassette domain-containing protein yields the protein MASLTYDLTLAGLSVGSAAALTGIGLIVTHRATGVLNFAHGAIAMVCAYLLRQFTVEWGWPLWLGAAVTLLLVAPAIGVALERFVFRPLSVLGSDPAQTLVASIGVFVLLVGGAALVWGTGARADAPTLVSADPWGQLAVAVALAVGVGAVTRWTRIGTELRAVVDDRSLAVLGGIDADRVAAAGWAFGSFTAGLTGVLLAPYVRLDPYGMPLLVMEVLAVAVVARMRSLPVAVVVALGIGVAQSQLTRLHPSGWGEPLLQAVGANLFVVALLIAALVLPGIGTRDALPRTATARVATPPGAWIVAVVLFLLPLGFAGSDLHTSVQVPALGVVLLSLVVVTGRGGQISLGQAAYAGLGALFTALLAAGRFPGLPRLPELAALAVAVILVAPLGLLTGWPAISRHGLALALATFAVGVGVSRFVFSQPYATSGLSLDRPAGFDGDRAYYLLELALLACALLAAGALRRGRTGRALAAMRDHESGASAAGIRVPALKLTAFVAGAALAALGGGMLGMGLRAFDATAYDPVRGLLWFAAVVVLGADSVLGALAAAALLVGLDAGARGGVAAALIGVLAVFVGRFPGGPYEALRTAASRLRLRRRATLTPLGARVRRQLRPVRPRTARELVPAGATAMTSTRRHAPGGPGVPERGHRPAGWDPSGAGHSGQQGRQGGLSEPSHTASRHGAKPPPDTAPLSSAGRPGIGGQAPGSGQPQGNTPAGSPGELRHDHPSTARSGHLATPPDTPGQPGTDGTTPGTEQPGSAAQPRGEAPGSEAGGPRSRRDDSAPPRSRTSAQDPGRPPSRQDDPVGAGGAAQARGDATAPPGPASGAPAPRPAPRRSHPPLEPTTLRARRLHVTYGGFTALDGVDLEVRPGRVTAVVGPNGAGKSTLFHCLAGTLRPARGQVLLGERDITRQAAHARTRLGIARTFQQLAVFPSLTVAENVRVGAEQGRIADPGAVERALRLFGLDGPVRALPAAGLPTGTLRRVELARALAGSPRVLLLDEPAAGLDSGEVAALARVLQALAADGMALLVVEHDLDLVADLAHTVHVMAAGRIVTSGPADRVLETGTGG
- a CDS encoding ABC transporter substrate-binding protein; translation: MRRRARAAEALAAGLLLLLSAACGSRLPESDFENRSTPTRQGDTAPIRVGIITSATSPVGGSAFTGPRDGAKAYFDRLNARGGIGGRPVEVRLCDDGGSGVGNNECVHRLVDEDKVVALVATTALDYAGAPRVSHARVPDIGGQPIGPAYDTYPYLYGIYGSLAPRAGTPGWGGELYGGTEVYRYFKREQGARTAAVVSYNQSASAAYARLVAQGLKAEGYKVVAEQVDFALPNFRAVAADLKEQGADLVFDALDTHGNAQLCEAMDDVGASVIAKVTNVQNWTSAVASDYKDSPRCRNALWATGASRNYSDTGDAAVREFRDATKGLKTHSQWQLEGWAAAMWFSDAAESCASTGVTRACVDRFMNRGEPYSADGLLIPVVYDRLSEPPATRRTCVSVARWEDDRGWVSQGDMNSNCFEVPQLGYRP
- a CDS encoding helix-turn-helix transcriptional regulator → MLETSARLLRLLSLLQAHREWSGADLADRLGVTPRTVRRDVDRLRELGYPVNASPGTGGGYQLGAGAELPPLLLDDDEAVAVAVGLRTAAGQGIEGIGETSVRALAKLEQVLPHRLRRRVGALNAFTVPMLRGPQPSAIDPAVLTELANLCRDAERLRFDYRSHDGVSTRRTVEPHRLVCTEWRWYLVAWDVDREDWRTFRVDRITPRPPHGPRFTPRTPPAEDLSAYVSKGVSTRAYASHAVIRLLVPMEEAAARISPSAGTLEAAGKDSCILRTGAASLDVMVLHVMMTGLEFEVIEPAELNEAIRTARDRLSRALERGQEPGTPPRTRDGEGRTPGTRSGSGAAC
- a CDS encoding I78 family peptidase inhibitor; translation: MAPIPTPPAEPQDSTETYVGLEARSAERRARERGWSTVRSLPPGAIITMEYRAGRLNFEVSDGRVTRCWKG
- a CDS encoding phosphatase PAP2 family protein, whose protein sequence is MRTERTLKRLDRVFARLDREPERPAHIDVPKMSRHRVVLFVATLAFYLAIVWAVAITSWLVRFDWQVMFFRPYQQWPEIHAFLDYYVVLGQRGPTAVMVCAWLGWRSWRQHTLRPLLTLGASLLLLNITVGAAKIGMGRLGPHYATTIGSSEMGLGGDIFPSGHTANAVVTWGILAYLASTPRARRWLSAVSAVVSLGVGLTTVYLGTHWLSDVVLGWAAGLLILLALPWVEPLIARAEVWIFSLRDSWRARRARPAPAQAPAPVGVPVMVTQPADVDGEAPARETVSGSLPPRAPVYLAPGPHTTRSERTPVTPIGSRRPPHADRVPRTTSSTPVRPAAGG
- a CDS encoding glycosyltransferase family 39 protein, which produces MTDLETPVATPPRTGALRRAAPALLGYAAVRALGLITLAVWSAANGKSAHTLLTARWDSLWYTRVAELGYGYEVRLPNGDVHSNLAFFPLLPWLERLVSALTPLSYADAGLLVGTLASLAAAWGIFAVADHVYGRRAGVCAVLVWAVLPIGIVQSMAYSESLFTALAAWSLYAVLTGRWLTAGTLAALAGLTRPVGAAVVAALWVAAITSFVRDTPTQRDTSYVPNRSAPHPDGAPAWRRALGMLLAPLGAAGYVLWVGHRTGGGPLGYLDVQAQWGNGFDGGYAFARFVGDKFTSFPSALAGLGLVVGVVLVVWLYVTCLRQGQPLPLLVYAGIVTALALCASGYFGSKPRLLLPAFPLLLPLAVALSRLRTPRSALVLGGVAVASAAYGAFWLNGTGPP
- a CDS encoding MFS transporter, whose protein sequence is MSGTTTAAARCRRETGAVANRWVVLVVLCVSLLLVALDATVLHVAVPAVTEDLKPGGIELLWIVDVYPLVCASLLILFGTLGDRVGRRRILLLGYALFGVASGLAALADSAQVLIGARALLGVGGAMIMPATLSILRQVFPDRRERALAIGIWSAVAAVGAAVGPLLGGFLLEHFWWGSVFLINIPLMLVSLPIGRLLLPESKGDGKGPWDVVGALMGAAALFGIVLGVKRLGGGEAPFSPFTLVPLLAGAALMVAFVRRQRRREHPLVDLRMFSRPAFSTSVCCIVLAMLALVGLELIAAQYLQLVLGLSPLETGLRLLPLTVAAMAAGLAGAKMLRRFGPRAMVCSGFCITAAAVITLVPMGGRDNTGLLLFGFVLLGFGLEMTLFGAYESMLSEAPPAQAGGAAAIGETSYQLGAGIGIALLGSVMNAAYTPRLSSVPGVPASDSKAAGHSLGEAYEVAARLGGHPGAALRHAARDSFVHGLHVTLLVSAGLLLLGAVMALRLPRVMECGAPAAGSAEIPAPREVASARVPV